In the genome of Vicia villosa cultivar HV-30 ecotype Madison, WI linkage group LG7, Vvil1.0, whole genome shotgun sequence, one region contains:
- the LOC131616787 gene encoding uncharacterized protein LOC131616787 isoform X1, protein MEVAIVESVGDIPLQDPPEEEFSAADLTWTKFGNGEHHDEVALIPYDRVDAFIIGECSNVLCPTRFHIERGRKRTIGALKEYKDDEYLEYRLYWCSFGPENYGEGGEILPSRRYRLNTRNRAARPQSMRGCTCHFVVKRLYARPSLALIVYNDRRHVNTSGFICHGPLDRDAIGPGAKKIPYICNEIQQQTMSMIYLGIPEENILEKHIEGVERYCGSNAKANSLASQYVHKLGMIIKRSTHELDLDDQASIRMWVERNQKSVFFHQDTSESDPFILGIQTEWQLQQMVRFGHRSVVATDSSFGVKRLKYPLFTLLVFDSRQHALPVAWIITRSFAKPDVSKWLKALIDRARSVEPGWKANGFLIDDAAADIDLLSDIFGCPVLFSLWRIRRSWLRNIVRKCNNIEVRREIFKRLGTLVYSIWGGTNTSVALEQFMLDFVDQTDFMEYFKVSWLPKIEMWLSTMRNFPLASQEASGALEAYHVKLKAKLFDDSHLGALQRVDWLVHKLTTELHSSYWLDRFADESDSFQNVKEGYIASTSWHRALQIPDSAVTLDDKDRLFAKVASQKDNSLTHIVWNPGSEFSSCDCSWSLQGNLCKHVIKVNMICENLKGCQPSMSFRSFDEVLTDLRRKPVDDSFDLDLSLAWTHQMLDHIQKFVELNNSPDIGTIVNNMPLKWVSKKGRTYVGKNSSISAAIPRICNTESVVIHKKNRKRKRLSRLR, encoded by the exons ATGGAGGTGGCTATAGTTGAATCAGTAGGGGATATTCCTCTGCAAGACCCGCCGGAGGAGGAGTTTTCGGCTGCTGACTTGACTTGGACTAAGTTTGGGAATGGTGAGCACCATGATGAGGTTGCTCTTATTCCTTATGATAGAGTTGATGCTTTTATAATTGGTGAGTGCTCTAATGTGTTGTGTCCGACTCGGTTTCATATCGAACGAGGAAGGAAACGGACTATTGGTGCCTTGAAGGAGTACAAGGATGATGAGTATCTTGAGTATAGGCT GTATTGGTGTTCGTTTGGCCCAGAAAATTATGGTGAGGGTGGAGAGATACTTCCTAGTCGGAGATATCGACTTAACACTCGAAATCGTGCTGCTAGACCTCAATCGATGCGTGGTTGTACCTGTCATTTTGTTGTCAAACGTCTTTATGCTCGTCCATCACTTGCGCTTATTGTATACAATGATAGGCGTCATGTTAACACGTCTGGATTTATCTGTCACGGGCCACTTGATAGGGATGCTATTGGCCCTGGCGCCAAAAAAATTCCATATATATGCAATGAAATTCAGCAACAAACAATGTCCATGATATATCTTGGCATTCCAGAAGAGAATATTTTGGAGAAACACATAGAAGGAGTTGAGCGTTATTGTGGTTCAAATGCAAAAGCCAATAGCCTTGCTTCTCAATATGTTCACAAGCTAGGCATGATTATCAAGAGATCTACTCACGAGCTTGATCTGGATGATCAAGCTAGCATCCGAATGTGGGTCGAACGCAATCAAAAATCTGTATTTTTTCATCAAGATACTTCAGAGTCTGACCCTTTCATCCTAGGAATCCAAACAGAATGGCAGCTGCAACAAATGGTTCGTTTTGGTCATCGCAGTGTTGTTGCAACAGACTCATCCTTTGGTGTAAAGAGGCTTaaa TATCCTTTGTTCACACTACTTGTTTTTGATTCAAGACAACACGCACTTCCTGTCGCATGGATCATTACACGTAGCTTTGCAAAACCTGATGTGTCTAAGTGGCTGAAAGCTTTAATTGATCGAGCTCGTAGCGTTGAGCCTGGATGGAAAGCCAATGGGTTTTTAATTGATGACGCTGCCGCTGATATTGATCTTTTGAG TGATATATTTGGTTGTCCAGTCCTATTTTCACTATGGCGCATTCGTAGATCATGGCTAAGGAATATTGTTAggaaatgcaataatattgaaGTTCGGCGCGAGATTTTTAAGCGTCTTGGAACATTAGTGTACAGCATTTGGGGAGGCACTAATACATCAGTTGCCTTAGAACAATTTATGTTGGATTTTGTTGACCAAACTGATTTTATGGAATATTTCAAAGTCTCATGGCTGCCCAAGATTG aAATGTGGCTTTCGACAATGAGAAATTTTCCACTAGCAAGTCAGGAAGCTTCTGGAGCATTAGAAGCCTACCATGTTAAACTGAAAGCGAAACTTTTTGACGATTCACATCTGGGAGCGCTGCAAAGAGTAGATTGGTTAGTCCACAAGTTAACAACCGAGTTGCATTCAAGCTACTGGCTTGATCGTTTTGCTGATGAAAGTGATTCTTTCCAGAATGTGAAGGAGGGATATATTGCTTCTACATCATGGCATCGAGCACTTCAAATTCCCGACTCTGCTGTCACCTTGGACGATAAGGACCGTCTCTTTGCCAAAGTTGCGAGCCAAAAAGACAACAGCTTAACACACATAGTGTGGAATCCGGGATCTGAATTTTCATCATGCGATTGTTCTTGGTCATTACAAGGTAACCTTTGCAAGCATGTGATCAAAGTAAACATGATTTGTGAAAATCTTAAAGGTTGTCAACCGTCAATGTCTTTTCGGTCATTTGACGAGGTTTTGACGGATTTAAGGAGAAAACCCGTAGACGATTCATTTGATTTGGACCTGTCATTGGCTTGGACCCACCAAATGCTAGATCACATCCAAAAATTTGTTGAATTGAATAATTCTCCTGATATTGGTACTATAGTTAATAATATGCCTTTGAAATGGGTTTCAAAGAAAGGTAGAACCTATGTTGGCAAAAATTCTTCAATTTCGGCTGCTATTCCTAGAATCTGCAACACAGAAAGTGTTGTTATACATAAGAAGAATCGGAAGCGGAAAAGATTGTCACGACTAAGATGA
- the LOC131616786 gene encoding SUN domain-containing protein 1-like: MSASTVSITAANPGTRRRPVVVTEKKTASNLELLANDVTASPNAGDGKTPSNVGNGRDLSHHSIRGEAVLSKDVTPASRRVNGGDSAAATPRRVRKTVGKPEKQRWVTVARIFAKNFVLLAMLAGLVQLIRWFALKSGEGVVGGGYSGLPEYEDRILEMEGLLKKTTKMIQVQVDVVDTKVGGLRKEMDAKIEQQGAFLENELKKLVTKGEKLERHLDELKVEDLLTKEEFEKFVEGLNKGKGNSYEGAGLDEIREYARGVVESEIEKHAADGLGRVDYALANGGAAVVRHSDPYDMRRGKLFLLSPGNGVHPNADKMLKPSFGEPGQCFPLKGSSGFVQIKLRAEIIPEAITLEHVAKSVAYDRSSAPKDCRISGWLQGRNTDSLIDTEKMFLLAEFTYDLEKSNAQTFNVLSSAGSGLIDTIRFDFTSNHGSPSHTCIYRLRVHGHESDSVSMMAIDS; this comes from the exons ATGTCGGCTTCCACCGTGTCAATCACGGCGGCCAACCCGGGGACGCGTCGGAGACCCGTCGTCGTCACCGAGAAGAAAACCGCCAGTAATCTCGAACTCCTCGCTAACGACGTCACGGCTTCTCCGAACGCCGGTGACGGCAAGACTCCGTCAAACGTCGGCAATGGTCGGGACTTGAGCCATCACTCGATTCGCGGGGAGGCTGTTCTTTCGAAGGATGTTACTCCAGCGTCAAGGAGGGTTAACGGCGGGGATTCTGCTGCCGCTACTCCGCGGCGGGTGCGGAAGACCGTTGGGAAGCCGGAGAAACAGAGGTGGGTTACTGTGGCGAGGATCTTTGCGAAGAATTTTGTGTTACTGGCGATGCTTGCTGGGTTGGTTCAGTTGATTAGGTGGTTTGCGTTGAAATCCGGTGAAGGAGTTGTTGGTGGTGGATACAGTGGGTTGCCGGAATATGAGGACCGGATTTTGGAAATGGAGGGGTTGTTAAAGAAGACGACGAAGATGATTCAGGTGCAGGTGGATGTGGTGGATACGAAGGTTGGAGGGTTGAGGAAAGAAATGGATGCGAAAATTGAGCAACAAGGTGCATTCTTGGAGAATGAGTTGAAGAAATTGGTGACAAAGGGTGAGAAATTGGAGAGACATTTGGATGAGTTGAAAGTGGAAGATTTGTTAACAAAGGAAGAGTTTGAGAAATTTGTTGAGGGTTTGAACAAGGGGAAGGGGAATAGTTATGAAGGTGCTGGTTTGGATGAGATAAGGGAATATGCAAGAGGGGTGGTTGAGAGTGAGATTGAGAAGCATGCTGCAGATGGGCTTGGGAGGGTGGATTATGCCCTTGCGAACGGTGGAGCCGCAGTTGTGAGGCATTCGGATCCGTATGATATGCGGAGGGGGAAATTGTTCTTGTTGTCTCCTGGAAATGGTGTTCATCCCAATGCAGATAAGATGTTGAAGCCGAGTTTTGGGGAGCCCGGACAGTGTTTTCCGTTGAAAGGTAGCAGCGGGTTTGTTCAGATTAAGTTGCGTGCTGAAATTATTCCGGAGGCTATCACCTTGGAACATGTAGCAAAG AGTGTTGCATATGATAGATCTAGTGCTCCTAAGGACTGTAGGATCTCTGGTTGGCTGCAGGGGCGAAATACCGATTCTCTAATTGATACTGAAAAGATGTTTCTTTTGGCAGAGTTTACATATGATCTTGAGAAaagcaatgctcaaacttttaaTGTATTGAGTTCAGCAGGTTCTGGTCTTATCGACACCATAAGGTTCGATTTTACGTCAAATCATGGAAGTCCTTCACACACCTGTATATATCGCTTGAGAGTTCACGGTCACGAATCTGACTCAGTTTCAATGATGGCAATCGATTCATAA
- the LOC131616787 gene encoding uncharacterized protein LOC131616787 isoform X2, with protein MEVAIVESVGDIPLQDPPEEEFSAADLTWTKFGNGEHHDEVALIPYDRVDAFIIGECSNVLCPTRFHIERGRKRTIGALKEYKDDEYLEYRLYWCSFGPENYGEGGEILPSRRYRLNTRNRAARPQSMRGCTCHFVVKRLYARPSLALIVYNDRRHVNTSGFICHGPLDRDAIGPGAKKIPYICNEIQQQTMSMIYLGIPEENILEKHIEGVERYCGSNAKANSLASQYVHKLGMIIKRSTHELDLDDQASIRMWVERNQKSVFFHQDTSESDPFILGIQTEWQLQQMVRFGHRSVVATDSSFGVKRLKYPLFTLLVFDSRQHALPVAWIITRSFAKPDVSKWLKALIDRARSVEPGWKANGFLIDDAAADIDLLSDIFGCPVLFSLWRIRRSWLRNIVRKCNNIEVRREIFKRLGTLVYSIWGGTNTSVALEQFMLDFVDQTDFMEYFKVSWLPKIEMWLSTMRNFPLASQEASGALEAYHVKLKAKLFDDSHLGALQRVD; from the exons ATGGAGGTGGCTATAGTTGAATCAGTAGGGGATATTCCTCTGCAAGACCCGCCGGAGGAGGAGTTTTCGGCTGCTGACTTGACTTGGACTAAGTTTGGGAATGGTGAGCACCATGATGAGGTTGCTCTTATTCCTTATGATAGAGTTGATGCTTTTATAATTGGTGAGTGCTCTAATGTGTTGTGTCCGACTCGGTTTCATATCGAACGAGGAAGGAAACGGACTATTGGTGCCTTGAAGGAGTACAAGGATGATGAGTATCTTGAGTATAGGCT GTATTGGTGTTCGTTTGGCCCAGAAAATTATGGTGAGGGTGGAGAGATACTTCCTAGTCGGAGATATCGACTTAACACTCGAAATCGTGCTGCTAGACCTCAATCGATGCGTGGTTGTACCTGTCATTTTGTTGTCAAACGTCTTTATGCTCGTCCATCACTTGCGCTTATTGTATACAATGATAGGCGTCATGTTAACACGTCTGGATTTATCTGTCACGGGCCACTTGATAGGGATGCTATTGGCCCTGGCGCCAAAAAAATTCCATATATATGCAATGAAATTCAGCAACAAACAATGTCCATGATATATCTTGGCATTCCAGAAGAGAATATTTTGGAGAAACACATAGAAGGAGTTGAGCGTTATTGTGGTTCAAATGCAAAAGCCAATAGCCTTGCTTCTCAATATGTTCACAAGCTAGGCATGATTATCAAGAGATCTACTCACGAGCTTGATCTGGATGATCAAGCTAGCATCCGAATGTGGGTCGAACGCAATCAAAAATCTGTATTTTTTCATCAAGATACTTCAGAGTCTGACCCTTTCATCCTAGGAATCCAAACAGAATGGCAGCTGCAACAAATGGTTCGTTTTGGTCATCGCAGTGTTGTTGCAACAGACTCATCCTTTGGTGTAAAGAGGCTTaaa TATCCTTTGTTCACACTACTTGTTTTTGATTCAAGACAACACGCACTTCCTGTCGCATGGATCATTACACGTAGCTTTGCAAAACCTGATGTGTCTAAGTGGCTGAAAGCTTTAATTGATCGAGCTCGTAGCGTTGAGCCTGGATGGAAAGCCAATGGGTTTTTAATTGATGACGCTGCCGCTGATATTGATCTTTTGAG TGATATATTTGGTTGTCCAGTCCTATTTTCACTATGGCGCATTCGTAGATCATGGCTAAGGAATATTGTTAggaaatgcaataatattgaaGTTCGGCGCGAGATTTTTAAGCGTCTTGGAACATTAGTGTACAGCATTTGGGGAGGCACTAATACATCAGTTGCCTTAGAACAATTTATGTTGGATTTTGTTGACCAAACTGATTTTATGGAATATTTCAAAGTCTCATGGCTGCCCAAGATTG aAATGTGGCTTTCGACAATGAGAAATTTTCCACTAGCAAGTCAGGAAGCTTCTGGAGCATTAGAAGCCTACCATGTTAAACTGAAAGCGAAACTTTTTGACGATTCACATCTGGGAGCGCTGCAAAGAGTAGATTG A